The segment agcagaatgcgatacgtgagtactttgctatgggtcgacattcgaaggtcgattgtttttatctatgccaaacgtatgcaaaaataccgaaacatctcgtgcgcgacaacgcgaatttactcgtaatattcaagcaggatggaacaaaccttaagcacgtctacaacgatcatgtgaatacggacatgacgtacgaagatttcggtacattgtgtcacgcatgttggcagcacaagtacggatttttagtgatagacaaggatagtgcgattaacgatggacgttacagacgtggttttaacgagtttgcggtaccgcggaatggttagttgttctcgagacgttgacgatgacgctcgacacgaaagatatcgacgagagggagaagatcgcgaaggaaatcgctcgtacgagcgagtcgATTCGCAAGAAGCATCGGACGTTGAAGACGGGTAGAGTGGAGCAAGAGGTGCAATTGGAGAAACGGTTGAAACCGATCGTAGAGCCGTTGAAACGAATCGTCGAGAACATCAAGGGTGACGATGATTCGGTTGACGATCTCGAGATTAAAAACGAACCGGACATCAAACGAAAGCGGACAAGCtctgagaagaagaaaatcaagcgtACCTCGTTGACGACACCGATACAGATTCCATTGACGCCACCGATACAAGCCTCGACTCCGTTCCAGCCGTAAAAATTGGTGTTTGAAGCGCCGACATATTTACCGACCGAAAACGTGTTCGAAACCACGGACCCGTCTTTCGTAACATCCGTGAGacagacgatgcaaacgtcCGATGGTCGGGAAGCTCTGTACGGCCAAATGGGTCCGCTAGGTCAAGAGTACATCGGGGAGCTCTTGAGCGGTGACAAGAAGAGAGGGATCGACAACGTGTACGGTGTATACTTTAACGATGCGGGAACGTTTCTCGGAGACAAGGTCTTCGACATTGATAAAGACGACAATGTGATCGTGGACGGTGTGAAATACGCTGGCACACCCGgcctgtttgaattaatattcaaaagacttcccgacgatacgctgtgtacggaggatgacaaacaaaagtacaagagcatactactcgctactaacgctcacagacgcggtcataacgcgcatttacctgttttgggaaacaaaggatacaaatacaaacatatcatcACACCTCTGATATCTAAGAAAGGTGAAGGTGTTGCACATCTCGACAGGAGAGGTGTGGGTCGCACGTTACCCAAGTGTAACGTACCACAGACCATGACTGTGACCGACAACGCGGTCGATTACGTGCACTGGGATGATCCGAACGAATTGGTGGATCGCCTTCGATTGCTGGACGCCTCCCGTCAGGCGGGAAACAACGCGCACGACAacgagtttctctcgattatcgaggaactgcgcgaagctggtctgattataaattgatcacagcttttcaactatcgccagtattgctcgtgtgatgctacaggaatgtctatcaacaaattcggactacAGCTAGGAGGAGAAAGCGTCAGGGTGACGAGACAGAGCGGCGGAgtctcgaagaattacgtgcgcgagaattgtctctgcaaggatggtaaggttttcaacgccaagtcGCGCGTGATCAGACATCTCGCCGACCCTGAAGCGGACACCGACGCCGTCAACAAGCTGCATCTGGATCATCACCTCAAGCTTATGAGCGATCGTGAGAATCGAAATCGTATgctctgtgaaaattttaagcgagaagTACTTTCGAGACTCGAAGATTTGGAGAATACCGAGCGGACCTGGAAGAGAGACCACGACGATTACATCGAGACCAGATACGTGGCGTTGGAACGACAGATTCACGATCTGAGAGGTCTCCTCGACGAGAGTGTAGCGCGACTCGATGGAAAACTCGTCGATCGCGAGCGAGAGACGAAGAGTCTTGTCAAGCGAGAGATTCACAATCTTCGTAGAgctgtgagaaaaaatttcatcgaatactacgatgaggcgatgaagaagaagcaaaacgaATCGCAATGAGCGAGAAGGAAGCGGTGAGCCTGGAGAGGAGATCGCTGGACGAGCTCCACGcaccggcgagaagaaactttacgcgtAGGCCAGTCGTCGTGAAAGGATACGACGATTTGTGGCAGGCTGACATTGTCGAGATGAGACCGTACTCGCGATCCAACGGCGGCTGCAACTACATTCTAACCGTTATCGATGTGTTGAGCAAGTACGCGTGGGCTATGTCCTTAAAGACAAAGGTGGAATCGAAACGTCCAaagcattttccgcgatatttagagagagaattccgaaaaatttgcagactgaccatggaaaagaattttacaacagagatttccaaaatcttgtcaagaaacacggtatcaatcattat is part of the Linepithema humile isolate Giens D197 chromosome 3, Lhum_UNIL_v1.0, whole genome shotgun sequence genome and harbors:
- the LOC136998996 gene encoding uncharacterized protein, which codes for KLVFEAPTYLPTENVFETTDPSFVTSVRQTMQTSDGREALYGQMGPLGQEYIGELLSGDKKRGIDNVYGVYFNDAGTFLGDKVFDIDKDDNVIVDGVKYAGTPGLFELIFKRLPDDTLCTEDDKQKYKSILLATNAHRRGHNAHLPVLGNKGYKYKHIITPLISKKGEGVAHLDRRGVGRTLPKCNVPQTMTVTDNAVDYVHWDDPNELVDRLRLLDASRQAGNNAHDNEFLSIIEELREAGLIIN